In one window of Microbacterium dextranolyticum DNA:
- a CDS encoding DUF2470 domain-containing protein, with amino-acid sequence MPHTFDDETLTGVLGHMNRDHSDDNLLIARAFSPIADVISATMTTFDGAAGQWHVITADGVEDVIQVPWPGGEIAERREVRREIVALYDAACARLGVDARPHD; translated from the coding sequence ATGCCCCACACGTTCGACGACGAGACGCTCACGGGCGTCCTCGGCCACATGAATCGCGACCATTCCGACGACAACCTGCTGATCGCGCGCGCCTTCTCGCCGATCGCCGACGTCATCTCCGCGACGATGACGACCTTCGACGGCGCAGCCGGCCAGTGGCACGTCATCACGGCGGACGGCGTCGAAGACGTCATCCAGGTGCCGTGGCCGGGCGGCGAGATCGCCGAGCGACGCGAGGTGCGGCGCGAGATCGTGGCTCTGTATGACGCCGCCTGCGCGCGCCTAGGGGTCGACGCCCGCCCGCACGACTGA
- a CDS encoding serine hydrolase domain-containing protein, whose protein sequence is MARPHRMRRFAAAAVATVFAATLVACSPQASVTVHLPSQVDAALPDDAQAQLQTAVTRAVAASGATGAIVGVWAPWAGTWLAGVGTLGPDGAATTTDAGFPAGAITRPMTCDILYGLVADGTVHLDDPVGTYVPGMIGHESVTLEQLCDSTSGLGSYTPALAGRFMSNPDRTWKPRELVGFGTGLNVTGQPGAGFADSDTGYVLLGMALERASGRTAAQLLDTYVFHPTGMGSSSLPQDADPDLVGLWSPDAQGGGVACTAPTVVGPLSPSAGFTASGVISDLTDLGRYTQALATGGRSYDAPGRFETTLPAAADAPSWFTATGGAYQAGSLIGQYGSTLGYLTAAFADRNTGMTVVVVLNNSRGSAVIARSLAWQLAAVASKLPAAAGQTTPDAGLPWTADDMGAQVTAAAVCPIP, encoded by the coding sequence ATGGCACGACCGCATCGCATGCGGCGTTTCGCGGCGGCGGCGGTCGCGACGGTGTTCGCGGCAACTCTGGTGGCGTGCTCGCCCCAGGCATCCGTCACCGTCCATCTGCCGTCGCAGGTGGACGCCGCGCTGCCCGACGACGCGCAGGCGCAACTGCAGACCGCCGTCACCCGCGCTGTCGCCGCGTCGGGGGCGACGGGCGCCATCGTCGGCGTCTGGGCGCCCTGGGCGGGCACGTGGCTCGCGGGCGTCGGCACGCTCGGCCCCGACGGAGCGGCGACGACGACGGATGCCGGTTTTCCCGCCGGGGCGATCACGCGGCCCATGACCTGCGACATCCTCTACGGACTCGTCGCCGACGGCACCGTGCACCTCGACGACCCGGTCGGCACCTACGTCCCCGGGATGATCGGTCACGAATCGGTGACCCTCGAGCAGCTCTGCGACTCGACGAGTGGACTTGGCTCGTACACGCCCGCGCTCGCCGGCCGGTTCATGTCGAACCCCGACCGCACGTGGAAGCCGCGCGAGCTCGTCGGCTTCGGCACCGGCCTGAACGTGACCGGCCAGCCGGGCGCGGGATTCGCCGACTCCGACACCGGCTACGTCCTTCTCGGCATGGCGCTGGAGCGGGCATCGGGACGCACGGCCGCTCAGCTGCTGGACACCTACGTCTTCCACCCGACGGGCATGGGCTCGAGCTCGCTGCCGCAGGACGCCGACCCCGACCTGGTCGGGCTCTGGAGCCCCGACGCGCAGGGCGGCGGCGTCGCGTGCACCGCCCCCACCGTGGTGGGTCCCCTGTCGCCGAGTGCCGGGTTCACGGCATCCGGTGTGATCTCGGACCTCACCGACCTCGGGCGATACACCCAGGCCCTCGCGACGGGCGGTCGCTCGTACGACGCGCCGGGCCGGTTCGAGACGACGCTTCCCGCGGCCGCCGACGCCCCCTCGTGGTTCACCGCCACGGGCGGCGCGTATCAGGCGGGCAGTCTCATCGGCCAGTACGGCTCGACGCTCGGCTACCTCACCGCGGCGTTCGCCGACCGGAACACGGGCATGACCGTCGTCGTCGTGCTGAACAACTCGCGCGGCTCGGCCGTGATCGCCCGCAGCCTCGCGTGGCAGCTCGCCGCGGTCGCCTCCAAGCTGCCCGCGGCGGCGGGACAGACCACGCCCGACGCCGGACTGCCCTGGACGGCCGACGACATGGGGGCGCAGGTGACGGCTGCCGCCGTCTGCCCCATTCCGTGA
- a CDS encoding EamA family transporter — protein sequence MTSTPAGGSTARSRAGSAVLLVVAGLACQEVGASIAVLLFPDTGPLGMVMLRLVFSALILLLVARPSVRGHGRAEWVAVVRFGLVLALMNGVFYLALERLPLGVTVTIEVLGPLALSIVASRRASAWVWAALALAGVAALAGGGWDRLDLLGVAFALVAAAAWALYIVASARVGAAFPRLDGLALAMAVGALASIPFGIADAGAALLRPEILGLGAAVALLSSTLPYALELIALRRLAASAFAILMSLAPATASIAGFMLLGQHLSWLEVAGIALVIAASVGAVRAAGRHARDAAEPVG from the coding sequence GTGACGTCCACCCCCGCCGGAGGATCGACAGCTCGCAGCCGTGCCGGATCCGCCGTGCTGCTGGTCGTCGCCGGCCTCGCCTGCCAAGAGGTCGGCGCATCCATCGCCGTTCTGCTGTTCCCCGACACCGGGCCGCTGGGCATGGTGATGCTGCGCCTGGTGTTCTCGGCTCTGATCCTGCTGCTCGTCGCGCGGCCCTCGGTGCGCGGTCACGGGCGCGCCGAGTGGGTCGCCGTCGTGCGCTTCGGGCTCGTGCTCGCCCTGATGAACGGGGTCTTCTACCTCGCGCTGGAGCGCCTGCCCCTGGGCGTCACGGTCACGATCGAGGTGCTCGGGCCGCTGGCCCTGTCGATCGTCGCGAGCCGTCGTGCGTCGGCGTGGGTGTGGGCGGCGCTCGCGCTGGCCGGAGTGGCGGCGCTGGCGGGCGGAGGGTGGGACCGCCTCGACCTGCTCGGGGTCGCGTTCGCCCTCGTCGCCGCGGCCGCGTGGGCGTTGTACATCGTCGCGTCCGCGCGGGTCGGTGCGGCCTTCCCGCGCCTCGACGGGCTCGCCCTCGCGATGGCGGTCGGTGCTCTCGCGTCGATCCCCTTCGGCATCGCGGATGCCGGTGCCGCACTGCTGCGCCCCGAGATCCTCGGTCTCGGGGCGGCCGTCGCGCTGCTGTCGTCGACGCTGCCGTACGCGCTCGAGCTGATCGCCCTGCGCCGGCTCGCAGCCTCGGCTTTCGCGATCCTCATGAGTCTTGCACCGGCGACCGCCTCGATCGCGGGGTTCATGCTGCTGGGGCAGCACCTCTCATGGCTCGAGGTCGCCGGGATCGCCCTCGTCATCGCGGCATCCGTCGGCGCGGTCCGCGCGGCCGGCCGGCACGCGCGAGACGCCGCCGAACCCGTCGGCTGA
- a CDS encoding AAA family ATPase, with protein MTSQFIVTKEHRRFAEFADAVRKQNTIGVCFGPAGVGKTLSARRYAHWDSIGPFIARWAARSEDDTKIYAAAHRARTVFYTPEVSATMRALQEDLRHDMIRTERCIEEHLVLHGGHVDHAHGPNPSLLELIIIDESERLTGNAIEWLRDQYDRTGIAMILIGMPGIEKQFTHYPQLYSRLGFAHQYRPLGHDELLFVLERQWRKLGKTLDPDDFTDAQAIAAVERITRGNFRLLERLLPQIQRVLKINELDVITNDVVEAARSTLVIGTT; from the coding sequence ATGACGAGCCAGTTCATCGTCACCAAGGAGCACCGCCGGTTCGCAGAGTTTGCCGACGCGGTCCGGAAGCAGAACACCATCGGCGTCTGCTTCGGGCCCGCCGGCGTCGGCAAGACCCTCTCAGCGCGCCGCTACGCGCACTGGGACAGCATCGGCCCGTTCATCGCCAGGTGGGCCGCACGCAGTGAAGACGACACCAAGATCTATGCCGCGGCCCACCGCGCCCGGACCGTCTTCTACACGCCCGAGGTCTCCGCGACGATGCGCGCCCTGCAAGAGGACCTCCGGCACGACATGATCCGCACCGAACGCTGCATCGAGGAACACCTCGTCCTCCACGGCGGCCACGTCGACCACGCGCACGGCCCCAACCCGTCACTGCTCGAGCTGATCATCATCGATGAGTCCGAACGCCTCACCGGCAACGCCATCGAGTGGCTCCGCGACCAGTACGACCGAACAGGCATCGCGATGATCCTGATCGGCATGCCCGGCATCGAGAAGCAGTTCACTCACTACCCACAGCTCTACAGCCGACTCGGGTTCGCCCACCAGTACCGCCCCCTCGGCCACGACGAGCTGCTGTTCGTCCTCGAACGTCAATGGCGCAAGCTCGGCAAGACCCTCGACCCCGACGACTTCACTGACGCGCAAGCCATCGCCGCCGTCGAACGCATCACCCGCGGCAACTTCCGTCTCCTCGAACGTCTCCTCCCACAGATTCAACGTGTCCTGAAGATCAACGAGCTCGACGTCATCACCAACGACGTCGTCGAAGCCGCCCGCAGCACCCTCGTCATCGGCACCACCTAA
- a CDS encoding Mu transposase C-terminal domain-containing protein, translating to MDASERWRILRLHVEDAIPLATLARSTGVTERTLQRWLARYRTGGYAALADDARADHGVRRTAPELVRLVEGLALTKPRPSIATIHRQVGVHCAERGLPSPSYSAVRSIVNGLDPGMVTLALEGPASYRDKHELLLRRRADRPNAIWQADHTMLDLLIVGPNGKPARPWLTVILDDYSRAICGYMVFLGAPSAANTALALRQAIWHKPEPDWPVCGIPDVLYTDHGSDFTSHRLGDTAAVLHLRIIHSQVARPQGRGKIERFFGTINTELLPTLPGHFAAGSSAPTPALDLGGVDSAISTFIRSYNARTHRELRTSPLHAWIADGWLPRLPESLEQLDGFLLTVPTTRVVQRDGIHFEGLRYTAATLAPFVGSTVSVRYDPRDVTEIRVFHRDVFLCTAISTEHQTETISLKQIQAARNAHRRALRGQIHERIAIVNPKLDDTTTPAAVETDRPRLKTYEEDRS from the coding sequence ATGGACGCGAGCGAGCGGTGGCGAATCCTTCGACTGCACGTCGAGGACGCAATCCCGCTTGCCACTCTGGCCCGCAGCACGGGCGTCACCGAGCGCACCCTGCAACGCTGGCTCGCCCGCTACCGGACAGGCGGATACGCCGCCCTCGCCGACGACGCTCGCGCCGACCATGGCGTCCGACGCACAGCACCGGAACTCGTCCGCCTGGTCGAAGGGCTTGCGCTCACCAAGCCGCGGCCGTCGATCGCCACCATTCACCGTCAGGTTGGCGTCCACTGCGCTGAACGGGGACTGCCGTCGCCGTCGTACTCCGCCGTGCGGTCGATCGTGAACGGGCTCGATCCCGGAATGGTGACGCTCGCACTCGAGGGGCCAGCGTCATACCGTGACAAACACGAGCTGCTGCTCCGACGTCGCGCGGACCGCCCGAACGCGATCTGGCAGGCGGACCACACGATGCTTGACCTGCTCATCGTCGGGCCCAACGGCAAGCCCGCACGGCCGTGGTTGACGGTGATCCTCGACGACTACTCCCGCGCGATCTGCGGGTACATGGTGTTCCTCGGTGCCCCGTCAGCGGCGAACACCGCGCTCGCGCTGCGCCAAGCGATCTGGCACAAGCCGGAACCGGACTGGCCCGTCTGCGGGATCCCGGACGTGCTCTACACGGACCACGGGTCCGACTTCACCAGCCATCGTCTCGGCGACACCGCCGCTGTGCTGCACCTCCGCATCATCCACTCGCAGGTCGCCCGGCCCCAGGGGCGCGGGAAGATCGAGCGGTTCTTCGGCACGATCAACACCGAACTGCTCCCAACGCTCCCCGGCCATTTCGCAGCCGGATCCTCGGCGCCGACGCCGGCGCTGGATCTCGGCGGCGTCGACAGTGCCATCAGCACGTTCATCCGCAGCTACAACGCCCGCACCCACCGCGAGCTCCGGACGAGCCCACTGCACGCGTGGATTGCAGACGGGTGGCTGCCACGGCTCCCGGAGTCCCTTGAACAGCTCGACGGGTTCCTGCTCACCGTCCCCACGACGCGGGTCGTGCAGCGCGATGGCATCCACTTCGAGGGCCTCCGCTACACCGCGGCCACTCTCGCGCCGTTCGTCGGTAGCACCGTGAGTGTCCGGTACGACCCACGCGACGTCACCGAGATCCGCGTCTTCCACCGCGACGTGTTCCTCTGCACCGCGATCAGCACCGAGCACCAGACCGAGACGATCAGCCTCAAGCAGATCCAAGCCGCCAGGAACGCTCACCGCCGGGCTTTACGCGGGCAGATCCACGAACGCATCGCGATCGTCAATCCCAAACTCGACGACACCACCACACCGGCAGCCGTCGAGACGGATCGGCCGCGACTGAAGACCTACGAGGAGGACCGGTCATGA